From the Teredinibacter turnerae T7901 genome, one window contains:
- the rplR gene encoding 50S ribosomal protein L18 yields MNAKKQSRIRRATRSRSKIRELRETRLCVNRTPRHIYAQIISPESDKVLASASTLDKDLRSGATGNIDAATAVGKLIAERAKAAGVTKVAFDRSGFKFHGRVKALADAARESGLEF; encoded by the coding sequence ATGAACGCTAAGAAGCAATCCAGAATACGCCGTGCAACACGCAGCCGCTCAAAAATTCGTGAGCTGCGTGAAACTCGTCTTTGCGTCAACAGAACTCCTCGTCACATTTACGCGCAGATTATCTCCCCGGAAAGTGACAAGGTTCTTGCCAGCGCGTCCACGCTGGACAAAGACTTGCGCAGTGGTGCAACCGGTAATATTGATGCAGCTACAGCGGTAGGCAAGTTGATTGCCGAGCGCGCTAAAGCAGCAGGTGTTACTAAAGTCGCGTTTGACCGTAGTGGTTTCAAATTCCACGGTCGAGTTAAAGCACTGGCAGACGCCGCTCGTGAAAGTGGCTTGGAATTCTAA